The Solea senegalensis isolate Sse05_10M linkage group LG4, IFAPA_SoseM_1, whole genome shotgun sequence genome includes a region encoding these proteins:
- the LOC122768110 gene encoding dihydropyridine-sensitive L-type skeletal muscle calcium channel subunit alpha-1-like isoform X1, with product MSRFLEYHHFKENLAQSFFLEAEMADSSSPPLSSYIMDEETLKRKQKEKLKKLMATGGNPRPARSLLFLSLKNPFRKACISIVEWKPFEIIILLAIFANCVALAVYLPMPEEDSNNTNSNLESLEYIFLIIFSIECFLKIVAYGFLFHADAYLRNCWNILDFVCVSVGLFTVAVDAINHLSGVEAPVGEKGGGFDMKALRAFRVLRPLRLVSGVPSLQVVMNSILKSLLPLFHITLLVLFMVTIYSIMGLELFKCKMHKTCYYKGTNIIATVENEKPAPCAQAGNGRRCGINGTECRAGWPGPNNGITHFDNLGFAMLTVYQCITTQGWTDVLYWVNDAIGMEWPWIFFTTLILVGSFFVLNLVLGVLSGEFTKEREKAKSRGEFQKLRETQQLDEDLKGYMEWITHAEVIDNDQEGQGLLHTENGGLETGSVGKMDTMQLIIYYYKLARKWNRWLRRKCRVYVKSRLFYWWVIMLVFLNTLAIATEHHKQSQKITNWQDNANKLLLSMFAIEMFMKMYALGLPSYFMSLFNRFDCFVVSTGIMELILVHMGVMSVMGISVLRCIRLLRLLKVSRYWTSLSNLVASLLNSVRSIACLLLLLFLFIVIFSLLGMQVFGGKFNFPNQTKPRSTFDSFPQALITVFQILTGEDWNAVMYDGIMAHGGPSMPGILVSIYFIILFVCGNFILLNVFLAIAVDNLAEAESLTLAQKEKAEEKNRKKALRASIPDKVSEEKANLAKKLAEQRAKGIECMPTTAKLKIDEFESNVNEIKDPFPPADFPGDDEEEDPDIPESPRPRPMADLQLKEEAVPMPEASSFFIFGPQNKFRKLCHRIINATTFTNIILLFILLSSVSLAAEDPIDPMSFRNQVLAYADIVFTSVFTAEIVLKMTTYGAILHKGSFCRNSFNILDLLVVSVSLLSMGMESSAISVVKILRVLRVLRPLRAINRAKGLKHVVQCVFVAVKTIGNIVLVTMLLDFMFACIGVQLFKGKFYACTDPDKMTEEICKGSYIRYQEEALHEMVVRDRKWTNSELNFDNIFNGMLTLFTISTFEGWPKILYKAIDSNLEDKGPVYNNRVAISIFFIVYLILIAFFMMNIFVGFVIVTFQEQGEQEYKNCELDKNQRQCVQYALKARPLRCYIPKNPYQYQVWYIVTSCYFEYLMFLLIMLNTMCLGMQHCNQSAHVTHLSDMLNMIFTVLFTVEMILKLMAFKAKGYFGDPWNVFDFVIVIGSVVDVMLSEIDAALASSGGLYCLHGCAAVDPMQAIASSENMSVSITFFRLFRVMRLVKLLNRSEGIRNLLWTFIKSLQALPYVALLILMLFFIYAVVGMQIFGKIALVDGTYINRNNNFQTFPQAVLLLFRCATGEAWHEVMLGCMYGKRCDPKSDYLPGEEYTCGSNFAIIYFMSFYMLCAFLIINLFVAVIMDNFDYLTRDWSILGPQHLDEFKKIWAEYDPEATGRIKHLDVVTLLRRIPPPLGFGKFCPHRIACKRLVSMNMPLNSDGTVTFNATLFALVRTALKIKTEGNFEKANEELRAIIKKIWKRTSMKLLDQVIPPIGDDEVTVGKFYATFLIQDYFRKLKKRQEEYYGYRPTKKSATHEIQAGLRNIEEEAAPELHRTISGDLITEEDMDRAIDETAEETPFRRHSLFGNHSDPFFVEASGNQATHQRPLQMAEGVMNSII from the exons ATTTCTGGAATACCACCACTTCAAGGAAAACTTGGCACAATCGTTTTTTCTTGAAGCAGAAATGGCAGACAGCAGCAGTCCCCCGTTGTCATCCTACATCATGGATGAGGAAACgctgaagagaaaacaaaaggagaagcTAAAGAAGTTGATGGCGACGGGGGGCAACCCAAGACCTGCTCGCTCTCTCCTTTTCTTGTCACTGAAAAATCCTTTCCGCAAGGCGTGCATCAGTATTGTGGAGTGGAA ACCTTTTGAGATCATCATCCTACTGGCCATCTTTGCCAACTGTGTGGCTCTGGCTGTGTACTTGCCCATGCCTGAGGAAGACAGCAACAACACCAACAGCAACCTG gAAAGCCTGGAGTACatcttcctcatcatcttctCTATCGAGTGTTTCCTGAAGATTGTTGCCTATGGATTTCTATTCCACGCTGACGCATATTTAAGAAACTGCTGGAACATTTTGGACTTCGTTTGTGTATCTGTTGG GCttttcactgtggctgtggatGCCATTAACCACCTCAGTGGAGTGGAGGCTCCAGTAGGTGAAAAGGGTGGTGGCTTTGACATGAAAGCTTTGCGTGCATTCAGAGTACTTCGACCTCTGAGACTGGTCTCTGGAGTCCCCA GTTTGCAAGTGGTGATGAACTCCATTCTGAAGTCCCTGCTGCCACTCTTTCACATCACTTTGCTGGTCCTTTTCATGGTCACCATTTACTCTATAATGGGTCTGGAGCTCTTCAAGTGCAAAATGCACAAGACCTGCTACTACAAAGGCACAA ACATAATTGCAACAGTGGAGAATGAAAAGCCTGCTCCATGTGCTCAAGCGGGAAACGGTCGCCGTTGTGGCATAAATGGCACAGAGTGTCGTGCTGGTTGGCCAGGCCCAAACAATGGAATCACCCACTTTGACAACCTAGGCTTTGCTATGTTGACTGTCTACCAGTGTATCACCACACAAGGGTGGACTGATGTCCTGTACTGG GTAAATGATGCTATAGGAATGGAATGGCCATGGATTTTTTTCACCACCCTCATCCTGGTTGGCTCCTTCTTTGTGCTCAACCTGGTTCTGGGTGTGCTCAGTGG TGAATTCACAAAAGAGCGAGAGAAGGCCAAGTCACGTGGAGAGTTTCAAAAGCtaagagaaacacagcagctaGATGAGGATCTCAAAGGTTATATGGAGTGGATTACTCATGCTGAGGTCATTGACAATGACCAGGAGGGACAGG GTCTGCTCCACACGGAGAATGGAGGATTGGAGACGGGAAGTGTAGGAAAAATGGATACAATGCAGCTGATCATCTATTACTA TAAGTTGGCCCGTAAGTGGAATCGATGGTTAAGGCGTAAATGCAGAGTGTATGTGAAGTCCAGACTGTTCTACTGGTGGGTGATCATGCTCGTCTTTCTCAATACATTGGCCATCGCAACAGAACACCACAAGCAGTCTCAGAAAATCACAAACTGGCAAG ACAATGCCAATAAGCTACTGCTGTCTATGTTTGCCATTGAGATGTTCATGAAGATGTATGCTCTTGGCTTGCCCTCATACTTCATGTCCCTCTTCAACCGCTTTGACTGCTTTGTGGTGTCTACTGGTATTATGGAGCTCATTCTTGTCCACATGGGCGTCATGTCAGTCATGGGTATCTCTGTGCTCCGCTGCATACGTCTCCTCCGTCTGCTTAAAGTCAGTAG ATACTGGACGTCTCTCAGTAATCTGGTGGCTTCCCTCTTGAACTCGGTCCGTTCCATTGCctgtttgctgctgctcctcttccttttcattGTCATCTTCTCCCTGCTGGGTATGCAGGTATTTGGAGGGAAGTTCAACTTTCCCAATCAAACCAAACCGCGCAGCACCTTTGACAGCTTTCCTCAGGCCCTCATTACAGTGTTCCAG atcCTGACAGGTGAAGACTGGAATGCCGTCATGTATGATGGTATTATGGCTCATGGTGGACCTAGCATGCCCGGAATACTAGTCAGTATCTACTTCATCATCCTCTTCGTCTGTGGAAATT TCATCCTCCTAAATGTCTTCCTGGCCATTGCTGTTGATAATTTGGCAGAGGCGGAGTCTTTGACTTTAGCACAGAAGgagaaagcagaggaaaagaaTCGCAAGAAAGCACTCAG GGCAAGCATACCTGATAAAGTATCAGAAGAGAAAGCAAACCTGGCGAAGAAGTTGGCTGAGCAAAGGGCTAAAGGCATCGAGTGCATGCCTACCACTGCCAAG CTCAAGATCGATGAGTTTGAGTCAAACGTCAATGAGATTAAGGACCCTTTCCCTCCAGCAGACTTTCCAG gtgatgatgaggaagaggacccTGATATACCAGAAAGCCCCAGACCTCGTCCAATGGCAGATCTGCAGTTGAAGGAGGAAGCCGTGCCGATGCCAGAAGCcagttctttttttatctttggaCCTCAGAACAA GTTCCGGAAGCTCTGCCATCGTATTATTAATGCAACCACCTTCACCaacatcatcctcctcttcatcctgctGTCATCGGTTTCTTTAGCGGCTGAGGATCCCATTGACCCTATGTCTTTCAGGAACCAG GTGTTGGCCTATGCTGATATAGTCTTCACTTCGGTGTTCACAGCAGAAATTGTGCTCAAG ATGACAACATACGGGGCCATTCTTCACAAAGGGTCCTTCTGCAGGAACTCCTTTAACATCTTGGATCTTCTGGTGGTCAGTGTGTCTCTCCTCTCAATGGGCATGGA ATCCAGTGCCATCTCAGTGGTGAAAATTCTCAGAGTGTTGAGGGTGCTTCGACCCTTGAGGGCTATAAACAGAGCCAAGGGACTGAAG CATgtagttcagtgtgtgtttgtggctgtgaAGACCATCGGAAACATTGTACTGGTCACCATGCTTCTAGACTTCATGTTTGCCTGCATTGGAGTCCAACTTTTCAAA GGCAAGTTCTATGCCTGTACGGATCCTGACAAAATGACTGAGGAAATATGCAA AGGTTCCTACATACGGTACCAGGAAGAAGCACTTCATGAAATGGTGGTCCGTGACAGGAAATGGACCAACTCTGAACTAAACTTTGATAACATCTTCAATGGCATGCTGACTCTCTTCACCATTTCTACCTTTGAAGGATGGCCAAA GATACTCTATAAAGCTATTGATTCAAACTTAGAGGACAAAGGCCCAGTATACAACAACCGAGTGGCCATCTCCATCTTCTTTATCGTCTACCTCATCCTCATCGCCTTCTTCATGATGAACATATTTGTGGGCTTCGTCATCGTTACCTTCCAGGAGCAAGGAGAGCAAGAATATAAGAACTGTGAGCTGGACAAAAACCAG CGCCAGTGTGTGCAGTATGCACTTAAAGCTCGACCACTGCGATGTTATATTCCCAAGAACCCCTACCAGTATCAAGTTTGGTACATCGTCACTTCCTGCTACTTTGAGTACCTTATGTTCCTGCTTATTATGCTGAACACCATGTGTCTGGGAATGCAG CACTGCAACCAGTCAGCCCATGTTACTCACCTGTCTGACATGCTGAACATGATCTTCACTGTGCTCTTCACTGTGGAGATGATCCTCAAACTCATGGCTTTCAAAGCCAAG GGTTACTTTGGAGATCCCTGGAatgtttttgactttgtcaTCGTCATTGGAAGTGTTGTGGATGTGATGCTGAGTGAAATTGAT GCAGCACTGGCCTCCTCTGGAGGACTTTACTGTCTCCATGGCTGTGCT GCAGTGGATCCCATGCAAGCAATTGCT TCTTCTGAGAACATGAGTGTGTCAATCACATTCTTCAGACTGTTTCGCGTAATGCGTCTGGTGAAACTGTTGAATCGCTCCGAGGGAATAAGGAACCTTCTGTGGACCTTCATCAAATCCCTTCAG gCTCTTCCTTATGTAGCACTGCTCATCCTTATGCTGTTCTTCATATACGCTGTGGTTGGAATGCAG ATATTTGGTAAAATTGCATTGGTTGATGGAACATACATCAACAGGAACAACAACTTTCAGACATTCCCACAGGCTGTGCTCCTTTTATTCAG ATGTGCCACAGGGGAGGCCTGGCATGAAGTCATGTTAGGGTGCATGTATGGGAAGAGGTGTGACCCCAAGTCCGATTACCTGCCTGGGGAAGAATACACGTGCGGATCCAACTTTGCCATCATCTACTTCATGAGTTTCTACATGCTCTGTGCCTTTTTg ATCATTAACCTGTTTGTGGCTGTCATCATGGATAACTTTGACTACTTGACACGGGATTGGTCCATTCTTGGTCCTCAGCACTTGGATGAGTTTAAGAAAATCTGGGCTGAATATGACCCTGAAGCTAC AGGTCGTATTAAGCACCTTGATGTGGTGACACTTCTACGGAGAATACCTCCACCTTTAGGATTTGGCAAGTTTTGTCCACATCGCATTGCCTGCAAG AGGTTGGTCTCCATGAACATGCCCCTCAACAGTGATGGAACTGTAACCTTCAATGCCACACTATTTGCCCTGGTTAGAACTGCactgaaaataaagacagaag gtAACTTTGAAAAAGCCAACGAGGAGCTGAGGgcaataataaagaaaatctgGAAGCGCACTAGTATGAAACTACTGGATCAAGTCATCCCTCCTATTGGAG ATGATGAGGTGACAGTGGGAAAGTTCTATGCCACTTTCTTAATCCAGGATTATTTTAGGAAATTGAAAAAGAGACAGGAAGAGTACTATGGCTACAGGCCCACCAAGAAAAGTGCTACCCATGAAATACAG GCAGGACTGAGGAATATTGAGGAAGAGGCAGCTCCAGAACTCCATAGGACCATTTCTGGAGACCTAATAACTGAAGAAGACATGGACCGAGCAATTGATGAAACTGCTGAGGAGACACCCTTCAGG AGACATAGTCTCTTTGGAAACCACTCAGATCCTTTCTTTGTTGAGGCCTCTGGCAACCAGGCCACTCACCAGCGCCCCCTACAGATGGCTGAAGGAGTCATGAATAGCATTATATAA
- the LOC122768110 gene encoding dihydropyridine-sensitive L-type skeletal muscle calcium channel subunit alpha-1-like isoform X3, translating to MSRFLEYHHFKENLAQSFFLEAEMADSSSPPLSSYIMDEETLKRKQKEKLKKLMATGGNPRPARSLLFLSLKNPFRKACISIVEWKPFEIIILLAIFANCVALAVYLPMPEEDSNNTNSNLESLEYIFLIIFSIECFLKIVAYGFLFHADAYLRNCWNILDFVCVSVGLFTVAVDAINHLSGVEAPVGEKGGGFDMKALRAFRVLRPLRLVSGVPSLQVVMNSILKSLLPLFHITLLVLFMVTIYSIMGLELFKCKMHKTCYYKGTNIIATVENEKPAPCAQAGNGRRCGINGTECRAGWPGPNNGITHFDNLGFAMLTVYQCITTQGWTDVLYWVNDAIGMEWPWIFFTTLILVGSFFVLNLVLGVLSGEFTKEREKAKSRGEFQKLRETQQLDEDLKGYMEWITHAEVIDNDQEGQGLLHTENGGLETGSVGKMDTMQLIIYYYKLARKWNRWLRRKCRVYVKSRLFYWWVIMLVFLNTLAIATEHHKQSQKITNWQDNANKLLLSMFAIEMFMKMYALGLPSYFMSLFNRFDCFVVSTGIMELILVHMGVMSVMGISVLRCIRLLRLLKVSRYWTSLSNLVASLLNSVRSIACLLLLLFLFIVIFSLLGMQVFGGKFNFPNQTKPRSTFDSFPQALITVFQILTGEDWNAVMYDGIMAHGGPSMPGILVSIYFIILFVCGNFILLNVFLAIAVDNLAEAESLTLAQKEKAEEKNRKKALRASIPDKVSEEKANLAKKLAEQRAKGIECMPTTAKLKIDEFESNVNEIKDPFPPADFPGDDEEEDPDIPESPRPRPMADLQLKEEAVPMPEASSFFIFGPQNKFRKLCHRIINATTFTNIILLFILLSSVSLAAEDPIDPMSFRNQVLAYADIVFTSVFTAEIVLKMTTYGAILHKGSFCRNSFNILDLLVVSVSLLSMGMESSAISVVKILRVLRVLRPLRAINRAKGLKHVVQCVFVAVKTIGNIVLVTMLLDFMFACIGVQLFKGKFYACTDPDKMTEEICKGSYIRYQEEALHEMVVRDRKWTNSELNFDNIFNGMLTLFTISTFEGWPKILYKAIDSNLEDKGPVYNNRVAISIFFIVYLILIAFFMMNIFVGFVIVTFQEQGEQEYKNCELDKNQRQCVQYALKARPLRCYIPKNPYQYQVWYIVTSCYFEYLMFLLIMLNTMCLGMQHCNQSAHVTHLSDMLNMIFTVLFTVEMILKLMAFKAKGYFGDPWNVFDFVIVIGSVVDVMLSEIDAVDPMQAIASSENMSVSITFFRLFRVMRLVKLLNRSEGIRNLLWTFIKSLQALPYVALLILMLFFIYAVVGMQIFGKIALVDGTYINRNNNFQTFPQAVLLLFRCATGEAWHEVMLGCMYGKRCDPKSDYLPGEEYTCGSNFAIIYFMSFYMLCAFLIINLFVAVIMDNFDYLTRDWSILGPQHLDEFKKIWAEYDPEATGRIKHLDVVTLLRRIPPPLGFGKFCPHRIACKRLVSMNMPLNSDGTVTFNATLFALVRTALKIKTEGNFEKANEELRAIIKKIWKRTSMKLLDQVIPPIGDDEVTVGKFYATFLIQDYFRKLKKRQEEYYGYRPTKKSATHEIQAGLRNIEEEAAPELHRTISGDLITEEDMDRAIDETAEETPFRRHSLFGNHSDPFFVEASGNQATHQRPLQMAEGVMNSII from the exons ATTTCTGGAATACCACCACTTCAAGGAAAACTTGGCACAATCGTTTTTTCTTGAAGCAGAAATGGCAGACAGCAGCAGTCCCCCGTTGTCATCCTACATCATGGATGAGGAAACgctgaagagaaaacaaaaggagaagcTAAAGAAGTTGATGGCGACGGGGGGCAACCCAAGACCTGCTCGCTCTCTCCTTTTCTTGTCACTGAAAAATCCTTTCCGCAAGGCGTGCATCAGTATTGTGGAGTGGAA ACCTTTTGAGATCATCATCCTACTGGCCATCTTTGCCAACTGTGTGGCTCTGGCTGTGTACTTGCCCATGCCTGAGGAAGACAGCAACAACACCAACAGCAACCTG gAAAGCCTGGAGTACatcttcctcatcatcttctCTATCGAGTGTTTCCTGAAGATTGTTGCCTATGGATTTCTATTCCACGCTGACGCATATTTAAGAAACTGCTGGAACATTTTGGACTTCGTTTGTGTATCTGTTGG GCttttcactgtggctgtggatGCCATTAACCACCTCAGTGGAGTGGAGGCTCCAGTAGGTGAAAAGGGTGGTGGCTTTGACATGAAAGCTTTGCGTGCATTCAGAGTACTTCGACCTCTGAGACTGGTCTCTGGAGTCCCCA GTTTGCAAGTGGTGATGAACTCCATTCTGAAGTCCCTGCTGCCACTCTTTCACATCACTTTGCTGGTCCTTTTCATGGTCACCATTTACTCTATAATGGGTCTGGAGCTCTTCAAGTGCAAAATGCACAAGACCTGCTACTACAAAGGCACAA ACATAATTGCAACAGTGGAGAATGAAAAGCCTGCTCCATGTGCTCAAGCGGGAAACGGTCGCCGTTGTGGCATAAATGGCACAGAGTGTCGTGCTGGTTGGCCAGGCCCAAACAATGGAATCACCCACTTTGACAACCTAGGCTTTGCTATGTTGACTGTCTACCAGTGTATCACCACACAAGGGTGGACTGATGTCCTGTACTGG GTAAATGATGCTATAGGAATGGAATGGCCATGGATTTTTTTCACCACCCTCATCCTGGTTGGCTCCTTCTTTGTGCTCAACCTGGTTCTGGGTGTGCTCAGTGG TGAATTCACAAAAGAGCGAGAGAAGGCCAAGTCACGTGGAGAGTTTCAAAAGCtaagagaaacacagcagctaGATGAGGATCTCAAAGGTTATATGGAGTGGATTACTCATGCTGAGGTCATTGACAATGACCAGGAGGGACAGG GTCTGCTCCACACGGAGAATGGAGGATTGGAGACGGGAAGTGTAGGAAAAATGGATACAATGCAGCTGATCATCTATTACTA TAAGTTGGCCCGTAAGTGGAATCGATGGTTAAGGCGTAAATGCAGAGTGTATGTGAAGTCCAGACTGTTCTACTGGTGGGTGATCATGCTCGTCTTTCTCAATACATTGGCCATCGCAACAGAACACCACAAGCAGTCTCAGAAAATCACAAACTGGCAAG ACAATGCCAATAAGCTACTGCTGTCTATGTTTGCCATTGAGATGTTCATGAAGATGTATGCTCTTGGCTTGCCCTCATACTTCATGTCCCTCTTCAACCGCTTTGACTGCTTTGTGGTGTCTACTGGTATTATGGAGCTCATTCTTGTCCACATGGGCGTCATGTCAGTCATGGGTATCTCTGTGCTCCGCTGCATACGTCTCCTCCGTCTGCTTAAAGTCAGTAG ATACTGGACGTCTCTCAGTAATCTGGTGGCTTCCCTCTTGAACTCGGTCCGTTCCATTGCctgtttgctgctgctcctcttccttttcattGTCATCTTCTCCCTGCTGGGTATGCAGGTATTTGGAGGGAAGTTCAACTTTCCCAATCAAACCAAACCGCGCAGCACCTTTGACAGCTTTCCTCAGGCCCTCATTACAGTGTTCCAG atcCTGACAGGTGAAGACTGGAATGCCGTCATGTATGATGGTATTATGGCTCATGGTGGACCTAGCATGCCCGGAATACTAGTCAGTATCTACTTCATCATCCTCTTCGTCTGTGGAAATT TCATCCTCCTAAATGTCTTCCTGGCCATTGCTGTTGATAATTTGGCAGAGGCGGAGTCTTTGACTTTAGCACAGAAGgagaaagcagaggaaaagaaTCGCAAGAAAGCACTCAG GGCAAGCATACCTGATAAAGTATCAGAAGAGAAAGCAAACCTGGCGAAGAAGTTGGCTGAGCAAAGGGCTAAAGGCATCGAGTGCATGCCTACCACTGCCAAG CTCAAGATCGATGAGTTTGAGTCAAACGTCAATGAGATTAAGGACCCTTTCCCTCCAGCAGACTTTCCAG gtgatgatgaggaagaggacccTGATATACCAGAAAGCCCCAGACCTCGTCCAATGGCAGATCTGCAGTTGAAGGAGGAAGCCGTGCCGATGCCAGAAGCcagttctttttttatctttggaCCTCAGAACAA GTTCCGGAAGCTCTGCCATCGTATTATTAATGCAACCACCTTCACCaacatcatcctcctcttcatcctgctGTCATCGGTTTCTTTAGCGGCTGAGGATCCCATTGACCCTATGTCTTTCAGGAACCAG GTGTTGGCCTATGCTGATATAGTCTTCACTTCGGTGTTCACAGCAGAAATTGTGCTCAAG ATGACAACATACGGGGCCATTCTTCACAAAGGGTCCTTCTGCAGGAACTCCTTTAACATCTTGGATCTTCTGGTGGTCAGTGTGTCTCTCCTCTCAATGGGCATGGA ATCCAGTGCCATCTCAGTGGTGAAAATTCTCAGAGTGTTGAGGGTGCTTCGACCCTTGAGGGCTATAAACAGAGCCAAGGGACTGAAG CATgtagttcagtgtgtgtttgtggctgtgaAGACCATCGGAAACATTGTACTGGTCACCATGCTTCTAGACTTCATGTTTGCCTGCATTGGAGTCCAACTTTTCAAA GGCAAGTTCTATGCCTGTACGGATCCTGACAAAATGACTGAGGAAATATGCAA AGGTTCCTACATACGGTACCAGGAAGAAGCACTTCATGAAATGGTGGTCCGTGACAGGAAATGGACCAACTCTGAACTAAACTTTGATAACATCTTCAATGGCATGCTGACTCTCTTCACCATTTCTACCTTTGAAGGATGGCCAAA GATACTCTATAAAGCTATTGATTCAAACTTAGAGGACAAAGGCCCAGTATACAACAACCGAGTGGCCATCTCCATCTTCTTTATCGTCTACCTCATCCTCATCGCCTTCTTCATGATGAACATATTTGTGGGCTTCGTCATCGTTACCTTCCAGGAGCAAGGAGAGCAAGAATATAAGAACTGTGAGCTGGACAAAAACCAG CGCCAGTGTGTGCAGTATGCACTTAAAGCTCGACCACTGCGATGTTATATTCCCAAGAACCCCTACCAGTATCAAGTTTGGTACATCGTCACTTCCTGCTACTTTGAGTACCTTATGTTCCTGCTTATTATGCTGAACACCATGTGTCTGGGAATGCAG CACTGCAACCAGTCAGCCCATGTTACTCACCTGTCTGACATGCTGAACATGATCTTCACTGTGCTCTTCACTGTGGAGATGATCCTCAAACTCATGGCTTTCAAAGCCAAG GGTTACTTTGGAGATCCCTGGAatgtttttgactttgtcaTCGTCATTGGAAGTGTTGTGGATGTGATGCTGAGTGAAATTGAT GCAGTGGATCCCATGCAAGCAATTGCT TCTTCTGAGAACATGAGTGTGTCAATCACATTCTTCAGACTGTTTCGCGTAATGCGTCTGGTGAAACTGTTGAATCGCTCCGAGGGAATAAGGAACCTTCTGTGGACCTTCATCAAATCCCTTCAG gCTCTTCCTTATGTAGCACTGCTCATCCTTATGCTGTTCTTCATATACGCTGTGGTTGGAATGCAG ATATTTGGTAAAATTGCATTGGTTGATGGAACATACATCAACAGGAACAACAACTTTCAGACATTCCCACAGGCTGTGCTCCTTTTATTCAG ATGTGCCACAGGGGAGGCCTGGCATGAAGTCATGTTAGGGTGCATGTATGGGAAGAGGTGTGACCCCAAGTCCGATTACCTGCCTGGGGAAGAATACACGTGCGGATCCAACTTTGCCATCATCTACTTCATGAGTTTCTACATGCTCTGTGCCTTTTTg ATCATTAACCTGTTTGTGGCTGTCATCATGGATAACTTTGACTACTTGACACGGGATTGGTCCATTCTTGGTCCTCAGCACTTGGATGAGTTTAAGAAAATCTGGGCTGAATATGACCCTGAAGCTAC AGGTCGTATTAAGCACCTTGATGTGGTGACACTTCTACGGAGAATACCTCCACCTTTAGGATTTGGCAAGTTTTGTCCACATCGCATTGCCTGCAAG AGGTTGGTCTCCATGAACATGCCCCTCAACAGTGATGGAACTGTAACCTTCAATGCCACACTATTTGCCCTGGTTAGAACTGCactgaaaataaagacagaag gtAACTTTGAAAAAGCCAACGAGGAGCTGAGGgcaataataaagaaaatctgGAAGCGCACTAGTATGAAACTACTGGATCAAGTCATCCCTCCTATTGGAG ATGATGAGGTGACAGTGGGAAAGTTCTATGCCACTTTCTTAATCCAGGATTATTTTAGGAAATTGAAAAAGAGACAGGAAGAGTACTATGGCTACAGGCCCACCAAGAAAAGTGCTACCCATGAAATACAG GCAGGACTGAGGAATATTGAGGAAGAGGCAGCTCCAGAACTCCATAGGACCATTTCTGGAGACCTAATAACTGAAGAAGACATGGACCGAGCAATTGATGAAACTGCTGAGGAGACACCCTTCAGG AGACATAGTCTCTTTGGAAACCACTCAGATCCTTTCTTTGTTGAGGCCTCTGGCAACCAGGCCACTCACCAGCGCCCCCTACAGATGGCTGAAGGAGTCATGAATAGCATTATATAA